One window of the Methylocystis parvus OBBP genome contains the following:
- a CDS encoding site-2 protease family protein, with amino-acid sequence MTFATYVIPFVVVLSVVVFIHEYGHFIVGRWCGVQVDAFSIGFGPELWARIDRHGTRWRIAAIPLGGYVKFHGDANGASVPDPDAVEAMPAAERAVTFAAQAVWKRAAIVFAGPFANFLLAIAIFAGMFAYYGRTVLTPRIGAVVAGGAGEAAGFMPGDLVMSIDGTPIPTFSKMQEIVSVSADAKLVFVVRRADAEVTIPATPAWREVESAAGKVRIGMLGLKASTNAADIHEERFGPIASLGMALDETWQVVHRTGTYVGGLISGRESADQLSGPIGIAQISGQMAQAAAKVGLAPFLNLIAILSVSIGLLNLMPVPLLDGGHLLFFSIEAIRGRALNERAQEFAFRVGLAMVGVLMIFSTYNDIARLVQRLTGGAS; translated from the coding sequence ATGACTTTTGCAACCTACGTCATCCCTTTTGTCGTCGTCCTCAGCGTCGTCGTCTTCATCCATGAATATGGCCACTTCATCGTGGGGCGCTGGTGCGGGGTCCAGGTGGACGCCTTCTCCATCGGCTTCGGCCCCGAGCTATGGGCCCGGATCGACCGTCACGGCACGCGCTGGCGCATTGCGGCCATTCCGCTCGGCGGCTACGTGAAATTCCATGGCGACGCCAATGGCGCGAGCGTCCCGGATCCCGATGCGGTCGAGGCCATGCCGGCGGCGGAGCGCGCCGTGACCTTCGCCGCCCAGGCGGTGTGGAAGCGGGCGGCCATCGTATTCGCCGGACCCTTCGCGAATTTCCTGCTCGCCATCGCCATCTTCGCCGGCATGTTCGCTTATTACGGCCGCACCGTGCTGACCCCGCGCATCGGCGCGGTGGTCGCCGGCGGCGCGGGCGAGGCCGCGGGCTTCATGCCCGGCGACCTCGTGATGTCGATCGACGGAACGCCGATCCCGACCTTCTCGAAGATGCAGGAAATCGTTTCGGTTTCCGCGGATGCCAAGCTCGTCTTCGTCGTCCGCCGCGCCGACGCGGAGGTGACCATTCCGGCGACGCCCGCCTGGCGAGAAGTCGAGAGCGCGGCCGGCAAGGTGCGCATCGGCATGCTCGGTCTCAAGGCGTCGACCAACGCCGCCGACATTCACGAGGAGCGTTTCGGCCCCATCGCGTCGCTCGGCATGGCGCTCGACGAGACCTGGCAGGTCGTGCATCGCACCGGAACCTATGTCGGGGGCCTGATTTCGGGCCGCGAGAGCGCCGACCAGCTTTCCGGACCGATCGGGATCGCGCAGATCTCCGGCCAGATGGCTCAGGCGGCGGCCAAGGTCGGACTTGCGCCCTTCCTCAATCTCATCGCGATCCTGTCGGTCTCGATCGGTCTCCTCAATCTGATGCCGGTCCCACTTCTCGACGGCGGCCATTTGCTGTTCTTCAGCATCGAGGCGATCCGCGGCCGGGCGCTCAACGAGCGCGCTCAGGAATTCGCCTTTCGGGTCGGGCTCGCAATGGTGGGCGTGCTGATGATCTTCTCGACCTATAACGACATCGCCCGGCTCGTTCAGCGCCTGACGGGCGGAGCCTCCTGA